The following coding sequences lie in one Nitrospiraceae bacterium genomic window:
- a CDS encoding archease has product MRKFEIIDISGDIGIRAWGENLEQLFVNTALGMYSLITDLEKIDERKTVEIATENSSVESLLISWLNELIFEFDAYNFLGRNISISEIKNNELRAVVSGERFDLQKHEKKLLIKAATYHMLKVEKKNNIWESEVIFDI; this is encoded by the coding sequence ATGAGAAAGTTCGAGATAATTGACATATCAGGCGACATAGGTATCAGGGCTTGGGGAGAAAATCTCGAACAGTTATTTGTAAACACTGCGCTTGGGATGTACAGCCTCATCACTGATCTTGAAAAAATAGATGAAAGAAAGACGGTGGAGATCGCTACGGAAAATTCCTCAGTCGAAAGCCTTTTGATTTCATGGCTCAACGAATTAATATTTGAGTTTGATGCATACAATTTTTTAGGCAGAAACATAAGTATATCCGAGATAAAAAATAATGAACTTAGGGCGGTTGTTTCAGGAGAAAGATTCGACCTTCAAAAACATGAAAAAAAATTATTAATAAAAGCAGCTACCTATCACATGCTCAAAGTTGAGAAGAAAAATAATATCTGGGAGTCAGAGGTTATCTTTGATATCTGA
- the rsmA gene encoding 16S rRNA (adenine(1518)-N(6)/adenine(1519)-N(6))-dimethyltransferase RsmA — MKPLKFLKVSDKVKKLKCPLKAKKHLGQNFLFDPSILQRIVEVSGIKLGDTVVEIGPGHGRLTKMLAIKADNVIAIEYDRDLYQNLKEELNRHKNIVLINGDALDYPYETLSEFMVVANIPYYITTPIIFRLIESRKNLKSMTLTIQKEVAERIVAKPGVKDYGVLSLMIQYYSEPELKFIIPRGAFRPVPKVDSAVVKMKMRESPPIKVNDEKLMFRLIKASFTQRRKIISNSLKSFSENIREILSSAGIDHMRRAGTLSIEDFARLADILSDEQLHDKKA; from the coding sequence ATGAAACCGCTCAAGTTTCTCAAAGTCAGCGATAAGGTTAAAAAACTTAAATGCCCGTTAAAAGCTAAAAAACATCTTGGACAGAATTTTCTTTTTGACCCTTCTATTCTCCAGAGGATCGTCGAGGTCTCAGGAATCAAACTGGGAGATACTGTTGTAGAGATAGGTCCCGGACACGGAAGACTGACAAAGATGCTTGCAATAAAGGCTGATAATGTTATTGCAATAGAATATGACAGAGACCTGTACCAAAACTTAAAAGAAGAGCTAAACAGACATAAGAACATAGTGCTGATCAATGGAGATGCGCTTGACTACCCTTATGAAACACTGTCAGAATTCATGGTTGTTGCAAACATCCCATACTACATCACAACTCCAATAATATTCCGCCTCATCGAGAGCAGAAAAAATCTTAAGTCCATGACACTCACTATCCAGAAAGAAGTGGCGGAAAGAATCGTTGCAAAACCTGGGGTTAAAGATTATGGAGTTCTTTCATTGATGATCCAATATTATTCTGAGCCTGAATTGAAGTTCATAATCCCACGAGGCGCATTCAGGCCTGTTCCTAAAGTAGACTCTGCTGTTGTTAAGATGAAAATGCGAGAATCACCTCCAATAAAAGTTAACGATGAAAAACTCATGTTTCGTCTCATAAAAGCTTCTTTCACACAGAGAAGAAAAATAATCTCTAACTCTTTAAAATCGTTCTCTGAAAATATAAGGGAGATTCTCTCATCAGCAGGAATTGACCATATGAGAAGAGCAGGCACGCTGAGCATCGAGGATTTTGCAAGACTGGCTGATATCCTGAGTGATGAACAATTGCATGATAAAAAGGCATGA